The genomic region TGCATGCAGACCGAGTCCGAGCAAGCGACTCGACTGGTCACGCACCCCGGTCCAGCCATCCGAGCCCCAATGCAGCGACACCGGTCGATCGAACAGCAGCAACAGGTGCTTGCCGTTGGGGACCGTCCTGGTCGGGGCGCCCGGGGTCCAGATCCAGGTGTCCGCCTGCGGCCTTGTCCCCTGATAGCGTTCCCACACGCTGTCTGGGCGATCGAAAGGGCGTCCCAGAGTGCGCGAGGCAACCAGTTTCACGAACTCGCTGTGCGCCCAGACCAGCGGCATCGCCGCACCGTTCGGTCGACCTGGATGAAGCCCGCGGTCCGGCAGCGCATCGGTGTCCCAGACCTGTTCGGGCAGCATCCCCTGCCCTCCCGTCATCTTGCTCGCGGCCTGCAGATAGGGCATGGGATCCTCCCCGGCGCTCAACGCGAAGTGGCCGCGCTCGCAGGTAAGCAAGGGCCACCCCCGCCCGATACCGGCACCGTCGAACGGACTGCCGTCGGCATGTTCGCCGTAGCCGTCATAGGTGTAGCGGTGCCATACCGGCCCCGACGGGGTATCGCTGCGCAGCAGGGCGTCGGCGACCCTGACGGAATCGCGGATCCATGGATCTTCGGCGCGGCGCAGACCCAGCCTTACGAGTTGCAGAAAGTCCAGCGCGACTTGTTCGTCGGCCGGCCAATCGACGTTGTCACGCCTGTTCTTGATCGGCAGGGCCCTGGCCAGGGCCTTTGGGTCGATCAGGCTATCGGCAGGTGCCTCGCGGACGTAGTACGCGGAGACACCGTGGCGCCGGGCCAGCCGCGTATCGACGGCCAGGGTCCATTCTTCCAGCCTGGAGTTCCAATAGTCCGCAATCTGCAGCGCGAGTTCGGCGTCGCGCTCCGGCATCAGATCCGCGCCGGCGACCAGCGCGGCGATGCAGACGGCGAGCGTGAAGGTGTTGACCCCGGCGTCTTCTTCCCAGCGGTCCTGTGGGCTGGCCGGCCCATGGCGTGCGATGAACCCGAGCGCGCGGACCACCATGTCGGTCACCGGTATATCGTGCAGGGCCCGGCGTTCGTTCAGCGCCGCGGCCAGCAATACCGGGAAGGCGGTTTCATCCAGCTGTATGCCATTCCAATAGGCCTTGCCACCCAACCATTGGTTCTGATGCCAATGACCGTCGGCGTTCTGCGTCGCGATCAGGTAGCGCAACACGTTCCGCGCCTCGGCCTCACCACCCAGTGCCAGCAGGGCTGTCGCAGACTCGACCAGGTCCCTCGGCCACACCAGGTGGTAGCCCCCGCGTTCTTCGCCGCTATTGCCCCAGGGCACCGACAGGCTCGCCACCATCGCACCGCTGAAGGTCTTGTCGCGGTGGCACTTGAGCACCATCGCGGAGGTTCGGTGCAAGGCGGCGAGGTTTTCCGGCAGCGTGGGACATGGTGCCCGCCCATTGCGTTCTCGATGCCACTGTTCCCAGGCGAGGGTCTGCTGCTGGCGTACCCCGTCGAACGACTGTGCGAGTGCGGCGACAGC from Chromatiaceae bacterium harbors:
- a CDS encoding glycosyl hydrolase; translated protein: MQSTPAPGAPGIPPTWCSSDKDLVGTAMGSARLWYTLGHGIVNEVYYPRIDIPQIRDLGFIVADDREFWVEVKRLAAYDLQLPTPGTPLPTITHRHRRFTLELRLCPDPERDVLLIKSTLEGDARLRPYVVLAPRLGGSGRDNCAWAERYRGRTILWAEQGPFGLALSAVDDTFIDGYRRVSAGYVGATDLWQDFDRHGRMTWQHGSAGPGNVALAGELQRRTTLALGLATSREAAATLAVAALAQSFDGVRQQQTLAWEQWHRERNGRAPCPTLPENLAALHRTSAMVLKCHRDKTFSGAMVASLSVPWGNSGEERGGYHLVWPRDLVESATALLALGGEAEARNVLRYLIATQNADGHWHQNQWLGGKAYWNGIQLDETAFPVLLAAALNERRALHDIPVTDMVVRALGFIARHGPASPQDRWEEDAGVNTFTLAVCIAALVAGADLMPERDAELALQIADYWNSRLEEWTLAVDTRLARRHGVSAYYVREAPADSLIDPKALARALPIKNRRDNVDWPADEQVALDFLQLVRLGLRRAEDPWIRDSVRVADALLRSDTPSGPVWHRYTYDGYGEHADGSPFDGAGIGRGWPLLTCERGHFALSAGEDPMPYLQAASKMTGGQGMLPEQVWDTDALPDRGLHPGRPNGAAMPLVWAHSEFVKLVASRTLGRPFDRPDSVWERYQGTRPQADTWIWTPGAPTRTVPNGKHLLLLFDRPVSLHWGSDGWTGVRDQSSRLLGLGLHAVHLASGDLRPRRSLEFTWRWKDDARWYGEDFRMEITAD